In Campylobacter concisus ATCC 51562, one DNA window encodes the following:
- the rpsJ gene encoding 30S ribosomal protein S10, producing MERIRLKLKAYDHRVLDRTVAAIVEAVKRTGADVRGPVPMPTKIKRYTVLKSPHINKDSREQFEMRIHARMLDIVAATPETVDSLTKLDLAPEVNVEVRAMK from the coding sequence ATGGAAAGAATCAGGTTAAAGCTAAAAGCTTACGACCATAGAGTTCTAGACCGCACTGTTGCAGCAATCGTAGAAGCTGTCAAACGAACAGGTGCCGACGTTCGTGGCCCGGTACCAATGCCTACAAAGATCAAACGCTATACAGTCTTAAAATCTCCACACATCAACAAAGACTCACGTGAGCAGTTTGAGATGAGAATACACGCTCGCATGCTTGACATCGTAGCTGCTACTCCAGAAACTGTAGATAGCCTAACAAAACTCGACCTAGCTCCAGAAGTTAATGTCGAAGTTCGTGCGATGAAATAA
- the rplC gene encoding 50S ribosomal protein L3, with protein sequence MEYIVEKIGMSRTIATKSTPVTLLKLVEAKVCEIDENKRAIVAYAHTKANNKAIAGQQKKYNLTAEFNKFATLEVANSEVGNLDFTPLNEAKILKVSFNSKGRGYQGVVKRHGFGGGPKSHGSRFHRRHGSIGNCEWPGRVQPGMKMAGHMGNEKVTVKNELISFDAQNGIVVVKGCVPGHNGAMGKIRIVK encoded by the coding sequence ATGGAATATATTGTAGAAAAAATAGGCATGAGTAGAACGATTGCCACGAAGAGTACGCCAGTTACACTACTTAAGCTAGTTGAGGCTAAAGTATGTGAGATCGACGAAAACAAACGTGCTATCGTAGCGTATGCCCACACTAAAGCAAACAACAAAGCTATCGCTGGTCAGCAAAAAAAATACAATCTGACCGCAGAATTTAACAAATTTGCTACGCTTGAAGTAGCTAATAGCGAAGTTGGAAACCTAGACTTTACACCATTAAATGAGGCTAAAATTTTAAAAGTTAGCTTTAACTCAAAAGGTAGAGGCTACCAAGGTGTGGTAAAAAGACATGGTTTTGGTGGTGGTCCAAAAAGCCACGGCTCACGTTTCCACAGACGCCACGGTTCAATTGGTAACTGCGAATGGCCAGGTCGTGTTCAACCAGGTATGAAAATGGCAGGACATATGGGTAATGAGAAAGTTACTGTTAAAAACGAGCTAATAAGCTTTGACGCTCAAAATGGCATCGTAGTTGTAAAAGGTTGCGTTCCTGGTCACAATGGTGCAATGGGTAAAATAAGGATTGTAAAATGA
- the rplD gene encoding 50S ribosomal protein L4, with protein sequence MSKIHVLNDKFENSGELELPASYAEVNPHNLYLYVKSYLAGIRANSAHTKSRAFVSGGGKKPWRQKGRGGARAGSTRTNVWVGGAVAFGPTNEKNYFQKVNKKQKRLALEYALAVKAQDGKIFAVDSISIESGKTKDAANIIKNLKVKDALIVKDLLDDKTLLAFRNLANCYVVDANEVNAYLVSTFSSVIIEKAALKTITKEG encoded by the coding sequence ATGAGTAAAATTCACGTATTAAACGATAAATTTGAAAATTCAGGCGAGTTAGAGCTTCCTGCAAGCTACGCTGAAGTAAATCCGCACAACCTATATCTTTATGTAAAATCTTACCTTGCTGGTATAAGAGCAAATTCGGCTCACACTAAAAGCCGTGCTTTTGTAAGCGGTGGTGGTAAAAAACCATGGAGACAAAAAGGACGTGGTGGTGCAAGAGCGGGTTCAACTAGAACTAACGTTTGGGTAGGCGGTGCAGTTGCATTTGGTCCAACAAACGAGAAAAACTATTTTCAAAAAGTCAATAAAAAACAAAAAAGACTAGCTCTTGAGTACGCTTTGGCAGTAAAAGCACAAGATGGTAAAATTTTCGCAGTAGATAGCATCTCAATCGAGTCTGGAAAGACAAAAGATGCAGCTAATATCATCAAAAATTTAAAAGTAAAAGACGCACTTATCGTTAAAGATTTACTAGACGATAAAACACTACTTGCTTTTAGAAATTTAGCAAACTGCTATGTAGTAGATGCGAATGAGGTAAATGCTTATCTTGTCTCTACATTTAGTTCGGTTATCATTGAAAAAGCTGCACTAAAAACTATAACAAAAGAGGGCTAA
- a CDS encoding 50S ribosomal protein L23 produces MADITDIKTIIYTEKTLGLQEQGVVVIQTSPRVTKNSLKAVLQEYFGVTPVRVNSLRISGKVKRFRGRAGQRDEIKKFYVKLPEGVSLENTEA; encoded by the coding sequence ATGGCGGATATAACTGATATCAAAACAATTATTTATACAGAAAAAACTCTAGGCCTTCAAGAACAAGGCGTTGTTGTTATCCAAACTTCACCAAGAGTTACAAAAAACAGCTTAAAAGCGGTTTTACAAGAGTATTTTGGAGTAACGCCTGTTCGCGTAAATTCACTTAGAATTAGCGGCAAAGTTAAGCGTTTTAGAGGAAGAGCAGGTCAGCGTGACGAGATAAAAAAATTCTACGTTAAGTTACCTGAAGGCGTAAGCCTAGAAAATACGGAGGCGTAA
- the rplB gene encoding 50S ribosomal protein L2, with translation MAIKSYKPYTPSRRYMTGLSSEDITAKPSVRSLLVKIPASGGRNNNGRITSRHKEAGAKKLYRIIDFKRRKFGIEGKVEAIEYDPNRNCRIALIAYKDGEKRYIIRPNGLNVGDVIASIDEGSLDIKPGNAMKLRFIPVGTIVHNVELKPGKGAQIARSAGGYAQLMGKEEKYVILRMPSGEMRQVLAECMASIGVVGNEDWANITIGKAGRNRHRGIRPQTRGSAMNPVDHPHGGGEGKKNSGRHPVTPWGKPTKGAKTRRKKASDKLIISRRKGK, from the coding sequence ATGGCTATAAAATCATATAAACCATATACACCTAGTCGTAGATATATGACTGGACTAAGCTCTGAAGATATAACAGCTAAACCAAGCGTTAGAAGCTTGCTTGTTAAAATACCTGCATCTGGTGGCAGAAATAACAATGGTCGTATAACTTCAAGACACAAAGAAGCAGGTGCAAAAAAACTTTATCGTATCATTGATTTCAAACGTCGTAAATTTGGTATAGAAGGTAAAGTTGAAGCGATCGAGTACGATCCAAATAGAAACTGCCGTATCGCTCTTATAGCTTACAAAGATGGTGAAAAGCGCTATATTATTAGACCAAATGGCCTAAATGTTGGCGATGTTATCGCATCTATTGATGAGGGTTCACTAGATATTAAGCCAGGCAACGCTATGAAATTAAGATTTATCCCAGTTGGTACTATCGTTCATAACGTAGAGCTAAAACCTGGTAAAGGCGCTCAGATAGCTCGTTCAGCTGGTGGTTATGCTCAGCTAATGGGTAAAGAAGAGAAGTATGTTATCTTAAGAATGCCAAGTGGCGAGATGAGACAAGTACTAGCTGAGTGTATGGCAAGTATTGGTGTAGTTGGCAACGAAGACTGGGCTAATATCACTATCGGTAAAGCTGGACGTAATCGCCACCGCGGTATCCGCCCACAAACACGTGGTTCTGCTATGAACCCAGTTGATCACCCACACGGTGGTGGTGAAGGTAAGAAAAATTCAGGCCGTCACCCAGTTACTCCATGGGGTAAACCAACTAAAGGTGCTAAGACTCGCCGTAAAAAAGCTAGCGATAAGCTTATAATTTCAAGAAGGAAAGGAAAATAG
- the rpsS gene encoding 30S ribosomal protein S19, with amino-acid sequence MARSLKKGPFVDDHVMKKVIAAKNANDNKPIKTWSRRSTIVPEMIGLTFNVHNGKSFIPVYVTENHIGYKLGEFAPTRTFKGHKGSVQKKIGK; translated from the coding sequence ATGGCAAGATCACTCAAAAAAGGTCCTTTCGTAGATGATCATGTAATGAAAAAAGTTATTGCCGCAAAAAATGCAAACGATAACAAACCAATCAAGACTTGGTCAAGACGTAGCACGATTGTACCTGAAATGATTGGACTAACATTTAACGTTCATAATGGCAAGAGCTTTATTCCTGTATATGTTACAGAAAATCATATAGGCTATAAACTTGGCGAATTTGCTCCAACACGCACATTTAAGGGTCACAAAGGCTCAGTGCAAAAGAAAATCGGCAAGTAA
- the rplV gene encoding 50S ribosomal protein L22, with protein MSKAIIKFVRLSPTKARLIAREVQGMNAELALASLQFMPNRGAKFIANAISSAVANGGFEPEEVVVTSCRIDAGPVLKRFRPRARGTASKIRKPTSHVMVEVSKPEKKEA; from the coding sequence ATGAGTAAAGCAATTATAAAATTCGTAAGACTTTCTCCTACAAAAGCAAGACTTATAGCAAGAGAAGTTCAAGGCATGAATGCCGAGCTAGCGCTTGCAAGCTTGCAATTTATGCCAAATCGTGGTGCTAAATTTATAGCAAACGCTATTAGCTCAGCAGTAGCAAATGGCGGATTTGAGCCAGAAGAGGTTGTAGTAACTAGTTGCCGCATTGATGCTGGTCCTGTATTAAAGAGATTTAGACCAAGAGCAAGAGGAACAGCGAGCAAAATTCGCAAACCTACTTCTCATGTAATGGTAGAAGTATCTAAACCTGAAAAGAAGGAAGCATAA
- the rpsC gene encoding 30S ribosomal protein S3 — translation MGQKVNPIGLRLGINRNWESRWFPTKQSLPENIGEDYKIRAFLKKKLYYAGISQILIERTAKKLRVTVVAARPGIIIGKKGQDVENLKNEVSKLIGKEVNVNIKEERKAQASAQLAAENVAMQLEKRVAFRRAMKKVIQGAQKSGAKGIKISVAGRLGGAEMARTEWYLEGRVPLHTLRAKIDYGVAEAHTTYGNIGIKVWIFKGEVLQKGVQPEKAEEEAPKKTRRARRGK, via the coding sequence ATGGGACAAAAAGTAAATCCAATAGGTCTTAGACTAGGAATTAACCGCAACTGGGAATCTAGATGGTTTCCAACCAAACAAAGTCTTCCTGAAAATATCGGTGAAGATTACAAAATTCGTGCATTTTTAAAGAAAAAACTTTACTATGCAGGAATCAGCCAAATTCTAATCGAAAGAACGGCTAAAAAACTTCGTGTAACCGTAGTTGCAGCTCGTCCTGGTATCATCATCGGCAAAAAAGGTCAAGATGTTGAAAACCTAAAGAACGAAGTTAGCAAACTTATCGGTAAAGAAGTAAATGTAAATATCAAAGAAGAAAGAAAAGCTCAAGCTTCAGCTCAACTTGCTGCTGAAAACGTAGCTATGCAACTTGAAAAGCGTGTCGCATTTAGACGTGCTATGAAAAAAGTTATCCAAGGTGCTCAAAAATCAGGCGCTAAAGGTATCAAAATTTCAGTTGCTGGTCGTTTAGGTGGTGCTGAGATGGCAAGAACCGAGTGGTATCTAGAAGGTCGCGTTCCGCTTCATACTCTTAGAGCAAAGATAGATTACGGTGTAGCTGAGGCTCATACGACTTATGGAAACATAGGTATTAAAGTATGGATTTTTAAAGGTGAAGTTCTTCAAAAAGGTGTTCAACCTGAGAAAGCTGAAGAAGAAGCACCTAAGAAAACACGTAGAGCAAGAAGAGGTAAATAA
- the rplP gene encoding 50S ribosomal protein L16 yields MLMPKRTKFRKQMKGRNRGYATRGASLATGEFALKAVEAGRINSRQIEAARQALTRHVKRQAKIWIRVFPDKPLTKKPLQTRMGKGKAGVEEWVMNIKPGRIIFEMAGVSEELAREALTLALHKLPFKSKFVTRESENEIY; encoded by the coding sequence ATGTTGATGCCTAAAAGAACGAAATTTCGTAAGCAAATGAAAGGTCGCAACCGTGGTTATGCGACTCGTGGAGCATCTTTAGCAACTGGCGAATTTGCACTTAAAGCTGTTGAAGCTGGCAGAATAAATTCTCGCCAAATAGAAGCTGCTCGTCAAGCTCTAACTCGTCACGTAAAAAGACAGGCTAAAATTTGGATTAGGGTTTTCCCTGATAAGCCACTTACTAAAAAACCTCTACAAACTCGTATGGGTAAAGGTAAGGCTGGAGTTGAAGAGTGGGTTATGAATATCAAACCTGGTCGTATAATATTTGAAATGGCTGGTGTTAGCGAAGAGCTAGCTCGTGAAGCTCTAACTTTGGCTTTACACAAACTTCCTTTCAAATCAAAATTTGTAACGCGAGAGAGTGAAAATGAAATATACTGA
- the rpmC gene encoding 50S ribosomal protein L29, with the protein MKYTELKDKSVAELNALLKEKKVLLFTLRQKLKTMQLSNPNEISAVRKEIAQINTAISATRQGA; encoded by the coding sequence ATGAAATATACTGAGTTAAAAGATAAGAGCGTTGCAGAATTAAACGCGTTGCTAAAAGAGAAAAAGGTGCTTTTATTTACTTTAAGACAAAAGCTAAAAACTATGCAGTTAAGCAACCCTAATGAGATTAGTGCTGTTCGCAAAGAGATAGCTCAGATCAACACTGCAATTAGTGCAACAAGACAAGGGGCGTAA
- the rpsQ gene encoding 30S ribosomal protein S17 encodes MALKREIQGVVLQKAGDKTATILVERRVMHPRYHKFVKRFKKYLVHDEKNETRAGDTVVAIECRPLSARKNFRLKAVLAKGVE; translated from the coding sequence ATGGCATTAAAAAGAGAAATTCAAGGTGTTGTTTTACAAAAAGCTGGAGATAAAACAGCTACTATTTTGGTAGAAAGACGCGTTATGCATCCAAGATACCATAAATTTGTAAAACGCTTTAAAAAATATTTAGTTCACGATGAGAAAAATGAGACAAGAGCAGGCGATACGGTTGTTGCGATCGAGTGCAGACCACTTTCAGCTCGCAAGAATTTTCGCTTAAAAGCTGTATTGGCAAAGGGAGTTGAGTAA